In Mesorhizobium sp., one DNA window encodes the following:
- a CDS encoding ActR/PrrA/RegA family redox response regulator transcription factor, with the protein MTADTTQPALAPGEDASLLIVDDDKPFVTRLARAMESRGFDVETAESVEEAVAKAKARPPAYAVVDMRLGDGNGLDVVAAIREKRADSKTVILTGYGNIATAVTAVKLGAIDYLSKPADADDVVAALTRTGADPIAPPENPMSADRVRWEHIQRVYEMCDRNVSETARRLNMHRRTLQRILAKRAPR; encoded by the coding sequence ATGACGGCAGACACGACACAACCGGCATTGGCTCCCGGCGAGGATGCAAGCCTGCTCATCGTCGACGACGACAAGCCCTTCGTCACCCGCCTGGCGCGTGCCATGGAAAGCCGCGGCTTCGACGTCGAGACCGCCGAAAGCGTGGAAGAGGCCGTGGCCAAGGCCAAGGCGCGGCCGCCCGCCTATGCAGTGGTCGACATGCGGCTGGGCGACGGCAACGGGCTCGACGTGGTCGCCGCCATTCGCGAGAAGCGCGCCGATTCGAAGACCGTGATCCTCACCGGCTACGGCAACATCGCCACCGCCGTCACCGCGGTGAAGCTCGGCGCCATCGACTATCTCTCCAAGCCGGCGGACGCCGACGACGTGGTCGCCGCGCTGACCCGCACCGGCGCCGACCCGATCGCGCCGCCGGAAAACCCGATGTCGGCCGACCGGGTCCGCTGGGAGCACATCCAGCGCGTCTACGAGATGTGCGACCGCAACGTGTCGGAGACGGCGCGGCGCCTCAACATGCACCGCCGCACGCTGCAGCGGATACTTGCCAAGCGCGCGCCGCGGTAG